The DNA region GATCCGATAGCCGACGCACCCTTGAGGGTGATCCAAGGGTAAAACCAGAATTCTGGTGTCTGCAACGGTAAAGGTTCCTTCCACCAGGTCCACGTACTCCCGCGAGCACGGAAGTTTGGACATGTCGACGGGGAAGTACGGATTGGCCATCATGCCTGCCAGAGCATCCATAACCAGGTTTGCGTCACGGCGTCCGGCGAAGTAGAAAGTGAAGTGATTCCTCGGATCGTACAAAGGACGGAAAAACGGGACTCCTTGTATATGGTCCAGATGAAAATGACTGAAGAAGATGTGGGCGCTGATCGGTTTGTCGCCGAACTCCTGCTGGAGTTCACGGCCAAGCAGCCGGATTCCTGTTCCACCATCAAAAACCAGGATCTGGTTCGAGTCGGTTCGAATTTCGATACACGAAGTATTTCCTCCATACCCCATGTTTTCTTTTTGTGGCGTCGGGGTGGATCCGCGGACTCCCCAAAACCGCACACGCATTCAGCGCCCTCCAAGAGAACGGGCAGTATAAAGAGTTGTCGAGCTAAACTTCAAGAAACTTGGGAATTTTGACAAGGTTTCTACAGCCGGTTTTGGTTACGACAACCACGTCTTCGAGCCGGACTCCTCCCATTCTTTCGTAGTACAGGCCCGGTTCGACCGTTACGACATTCCGGTCACGCAGGGTATTCCGGCTGCGCTGGCCGAAGGACGGCGCTTCGTGAATGTCGAGGCCCAGTCCGTGCCCCGTACCGTGGAAGAATCCTTGCATGCGGCCATTCTGAAGTCCCGAAGGA from Terriglobia bacterium includes:
- a CDS encoding MBL fold metallo-hydrolase, producing the protein MRVRFWGVRGSTPTPQKENMGYGGNTSCIEIRTDSNQILVFDGGTGIRLLGRELQQEFGDKPISAHIFFSHFHLDHIQGVPFFRPLYDPRNHFTFYFAGRRDANLVMDALAGMMANPYFPVDMSKLPCSREYVDLVEGTFTVADTRILVLPLDHPQGCVGYRIMQNGKVISYCTDVEHGTGWSDKNIMTLAKDADFFIVDSQYTPEELPEHIGWGHSSWKQAIETGIRAGVKRIALYHHDPYHEDGEVDKILENARKLYPNVIAAREGLEVTL